AAAGTGCCAGAATTTGGCTTCCAGATCGGAAAGAAGCCACATCAGTACTCTGGCAGGATCACATCATTCTGCGGAGCTCCAAATCCCAGAGCTGGGTTTTCTTGCCCTTCTTTGGGGGCCGCTGCTCCCTCCACGCTCTTCAGCTTCTCCTCCACTAAGCCCTCCTCTATTTCTGCGTCAGCCACCTTCATCTCATCCTCTAGTGCTTTGGGCACCATGTTGGTGGCCTTGGCAGCATTTCCATCAGCATCTTCAACGTCCCCTGCGGCCTGTACCTTCATCAGCTCAGCCTCTGCCCCCTCGACTGCCACGTGGGCCCCACCTCCTTGAACTTTCTCTCCTTCCGAAATAGCTTTAACATTTTCACTGCCATCCTGGGTGGGAGATGGCTCCTGGCTGGCCTTCTGGCTCTCCTGGATGCTGCCGTGGCTGCTGCTGGCGCTTCCCAGCCGGGAAGAGGCCACCACGGCCTTCACTGCCGCCTGATTGGAAATACAAAAGTGTTAGGTAGTACTTGAAAATCCtgaatcagggacgcctggggggctcggcggttgagcatctgccttgggccgagggcatgaccccggagtcccaggatcgagtcccacatcaggatccccgcagggagcctgcttctccctctgcctatgtctctgcttctctccctgtgtctctcaggaataaataaaatctttttttaaaaaaaaatcctgaatcaGAGCTCAATCTCAGCTTTGCATTTAGGgagtttgtttcatttattttatggattCCAAATATATTCCAAGATGACTTAATGAAACTTGTTCGGAGAATGAACAGCAACATCTCTTTGATCTCAAGCTAGTGTATTTAGTTATCTGGACAAGCGAAAGCTCAGGTAGATGTGTCTGCTCCTGGATTATCTGTTTTCAAGTATTTTGGACTTTGTTTCCCAAAGTCTTTGTTTCATGGAACAAAAAGAGTTCCACAGTCAAGTTTGTTTGAGAAGGGGTAAGTCAAGTTTACCTAATCCACGGTATTTCAAATACCACACAACccttaaggtttatttattctttagccTTTACCAGCCTGTAAGTGATGGCTAGACAGAACAGTATTTTGACCCTCAGCTATTCTCTGAAATCCTCTGAAGATGTAGTCAGTCCTAAACACCATTAAGTAAGAGAAAGGCATGAAATAGATATTCCATATATACTccataaaaaaatatgattttggaTAATTTTCTCCATCATGTGAATTATAGCCGACCCTTGAACAGCATAGGTTTGATTGCAAGGGTCTACCTACAGGCAGATTTTTTTCAACAGATACACTGAAAAATTTTTTGGAGATTtgtaacactttaaaaaaactcACAAAGTGTGCAGCCTAGAAATAAccaaaacattaagaaaatgtcGGATATTATTGTAAGAAAACAgcacataatacatataacatacaaaacacGTGTTAATCGATTGCTATCGGTatggcttccagtcaacagtaggtcGTCAGGGATTACATTTTGGAGGGGGTCAAAAGTTATAGACCAAAAGTTATAGAGGAATCAGTGGTGCCCGTAACCCCAGCATTGTTCAAACAttagttgtattttaatttttatcaagtatggggatttatttatattacaaaatatagtttttttttacaaagtttcCCAATTTTCACATATTCAGAAAGAAGGCAACTTTCTGAATAAGTATGTTTCCTGAACGATGTTCATCAAGCAGTTCAGTCTTAATTAAATGAGAAGCAGGGACAATATATTTGGTGAATAaatctcaacatcactcatttcCCTTTATTAACAATGAATTCTTATGAGAGAATCACATGAGCGTCAGTGCTTTACACCAGTATTGTTGGGATTTCAAAGCAGGATTTTCACTGGTTCCATAAGAGATAAATAGTATTAGATGAAGAATAGTGGAATTATCTTTAACAGttcaagagattaaaaaagaaacagagcaaaacaaaacgTATCTTACCTTAAGTTTGCGCCGGGCATTGAATTCCTGGAGCTTCTTTTGGGCTGTATCCATGTGCACAAAGTTGGCTGCTTTGCCTGTGACCCATGGGTGCTGGAGAGCTTGGAAGGTGGTCAGCCGTTTCTTAGGATCCAAAACAATTAATTTTCTGACCTGAAATGATCAAGAACCATAGATTTCTTAGGGGAAATCTTACAGTGACCCAGGCTTGCCTCTCAGTTGGTGAACTTGTaggttttattctgttttcctaGAAGTGCCactaaatacacatttaaaaaaacaatttgaaggCCTCGGGGTCACGGTAAGGACAGGTCAGGTGGCGGTGGCGGGGGAGACGGTGCAGCGCCTGCGGCCCACCGGCTGCCCTTCCCAAGGGAGCTCAAGGGGCAGGTGGTGGCCTGCGCGGCGCACGTGCTGTGGAGTGGGACCAGCATGAGTGGTGCTGAGTGGTGGCGGCGGCCCCGCGCACCACCTAGAACCCAGGACCTCGGGGCCAAGTCAATGGCGATGGAATCACGGTGCTCTCATCACGCAAACGGCAGGACCATGTCTTGACGCTCATCCCACCTTCTATGCTACAATTCCTTCTGGTACCTTGATGGTTTTGAAGCAATAGGCCAAGTGCTGGCGTACAAGCCTATAAAGCGTCAGCGGTTTAGGGCGTGCCATTCGAAGGACCGAATCTAGCCCGTGGGGGAGGTTGCCCCCAGGGTGAGCAGAGGCTGAACCGCCAGGGGAGCAGCGAGTCTCCTGGCCTGGGCCCCGGCAGGCCCTCCTCACAAATGCTCCCCCGGTCATGACCCTGGTTGCAGGCTGACTTGGAGCCCGAGCCTGCGCACACCCTGCAGGGCTGGGACACCCTCTTCCCTCGGTGTCACCTCCACTCTGAGTCCCCGTGAATCCCCTGCCAGGGGCGTGGCGGGGGCTGCAGAACCGCGCAGTCCCTTGCAGGCTGTCCCTGGGAAGCGAGGGCGGGAAGCAGCCAGAGAGCCCTGCTGCCGCGGACACCAGGCTGTGGGGGGCGGGTACTGCCTGGCACTGGGGCCACGGCCCTCCAGCCATCACCCGGACGCGGTCCCCACCGCCTCGGGCCGCGCCCAGTGCCTAGGACAGCACCCGGCACACACGCTCCGCGtccccagccctcctgcccctcccggTGCGTCCCCCTGCCAGCCGCCAGCAGCAAGGCCAGGCCCCTGTGAGCCCTGACCCTGTGGTGATCGATGATCGGAGCAGGTGCACCGCCCAGGGCGCCTTCCTGCCGCTTGACGTTTGTTAGTGATGGAAATGGAAGGAGTGACAGGACGGCTGGGGTAAGCCGGCGGTGGTTGCTGAGCCTGCCCAGGCCCCCGTCCCCCAAACCTACAGAAGGCCCTCGTCATCCCAGAAAACAGGCCCTGGGTCACAGCTCGAGGTACGGGAAAGGGGCCTCGGGTCCACGCAGGTccaggaggagagagatgggggaggggggtgggaggaaggagaagggggtagaaagggggaggaagggagggagatggtagtggagtgggggaggaaggggggcaggagtcaggggaggatgggggcagggagcaggggaggaggggggttcagggggcaggggaggacgGGGTGTCAGGGGTCAGGGGAGGACAGGGcacgggcagggggcgggggggggcggagaAGTAAACAGAGTCAGGAGATGTTGGGGCGTGGGGCCACCTGGAGGGAGGAgctggcaggaggcctcagcgtCCCAGGAGTAGCCATGTCCTGGGGCTTCGATGGGGCCAGAAACGTGTGGTGGcgcgggctgggctgggctggaccCTCACACGCGGCCGCTGTGGGCCTGCACAGCAGGACACCTCCCCAGGCTCCCGTGCAGGGTGAGCCGGCCGTCGGGGGGCAGCTCCTcacctggggctgcccttcaCCCTACAGCCGGGCCGGCTCCTTTGTGCTGGCGGGCATCACCCTTAGCTCAGGTGGGAAGCAGTGAGAACAGGGACAAGCCCACGAGTGACCCGTCGGCGAGCTCGGCTGGGAGGCCTGAGGCCAGGGCGCTGGTGCCGTCACGGGGACATGGGCCGTGCGAACCCCCAAGCTGCTTCATGCCGAGCACAGCCCAGTGTGGGGACCCGGGCAGGCCGAGCCAGAAGCAAGGCCCCCGCCCACGTCCGGGAAGCTGGCACCCGTGGCAGGTCGGGAGTGGGAGCGAGGAGCCGGCAGGCCTGCTCGGCATGACCTATGACCTACGAGGAAGATGGATCTGTGGGCATACGCAGGCGGGGCCTCACGGATGACGATCATCAAGGGGGGCGGACTGGGAAAGGACGCTGCTGCCCCTTAATCAGTAAAAAATCAACGTGAAGACTCGACTGGGCTTTGCCGTGGTCGCACTTACCAGGTCCTTGGCATTTAGGGACACTTCATCCCACCAGGGGGAGATAAAGTAGTATTCGCAATTCAGAATTCTCCTGAACATGAACTGATCACCTCTTTCATCGTAAAATGGTTCAAATCCACAGAGTCTAGAAGGACAGAAGACAGAGAAGCTGTCTTTAGGAACCTGAACACATCTCATCAAACTCCCACAGAAGTCCCACTCACCCTTTGCCCACGTCCAGGCCGCTCGGCCCACGGCGCAGCCGCCCTGGTGCGGCCCCCTGCCCCCGTGCCCCGgcccgctgcctcctgccccctgccctggccccctgcccctgcccgcacACGACCGCGCCCTCCGGAACCAACGCCAGGCTCCACACCGACCTGAGGGTCCGGAGAGCTTCTCCCAACGTCAGGACGGCGCCCGGGGCAAGGCCGAGGACCAGGGAGCAGCGAGAGGGCATTGCCACAGCCCCGCTCCCGAGGCGCCCCCAGAGGGGGTCCACTGGgagagcccccccgccccggacgTCAGAGGACAGTCGGGAAGGGAGAGTCTTGTGAGCGAAGGGCCTTTCAGGGGCACACAGGACAGAGGAGCCACGTCCCCGCCGGGCCGGCGCACGACACCCGTAGCGACCCTGTCAGGCTCCTGCGGGGTGGCAGCAGGCGTGGGGACCCCGAGGGACGCAGCGGCCAGCCTGGGCGCCACACCTCCCATGTTTACGGGCGGGGACGGGCTTGGAGACGTTGGGGACACTACGATGGCGCCCCAACCGCGGCAGGTGCCACTCTGTGCAAACGACGGGGGACAATGCGCGTCAGACACGCTTCCTGGGACCTCCCTGTTTGAGGGCAACGCTGACCTGGGGGTTCCCACCCGAGCAGCTTCTGTGTCCCTTGCTCGGGGACGTCCTGTGGGGACAGTCCGTGTGTCCTCAACACCGTGGAGCTCCCCCCGCCCTGTGGCGGCCAGGTCCTGCTCCCGCGGGCACAGGGCCCCCGTGCGCCGTCCACCACGTGAGAACGTGACAGCCCAGCGCCGCCCGGTCACCCGCCCGGTCATGGAGAGACTGGCCCACCCGCCCCACCTGGCTCAAGACACCCTGGTGCTTCCCCTTCTGGAAATCTAGAAGGAACGGTGGCAGCTGAGCAGGCACAgacccagctgcccctcccagCTCTCAGACGCGCCTGTCAGTCTGTGCTGGTGACAGGAGTAAGGAGCCCACGTCACGTCAGCAGAGATGCCCAAGCAGAAGAAACGTGCCAGAGCGACATGCACACGCGCACACTGTGCAAGACGCCTGCAGGAACGGAAGCGCTGCGGTGGCGACCACGGCTGTCGGGGGTGGCAGGGCCTCAGGCCTGGGCTGAGAATGCACCGGGGCCCCAGCCACGGGGCCAGCTGTGCTGCTGGGAGCGGAAGCGTCCGAGTGAGGTTACCTGATGTGACGCTGACCCGAGCCTCGCAGTGGCCACTCTGTCCGGCGTACAAAGGATTGAGGAGTAGAAGGTACAGGGACCAGAATTCTGTGAGAAGTAACAGAGCGGCCCTGGTTTTCGTCCTAGTGTTCTCCTCAGGAATAGGCAGTCAGGGCACAAGGTCAGGGCGCAAGGTCAGGGCACGTGGAGCTTCCCACGAGAGTGCGGCAGACGCGTCCCGGAGCCTCACCCCGCGGACAGCACCGCGTACTGCCGACCACAGAGCAGCGCGAACGCCGGGGACGCGTTCGCACGGGGAGCTCCCATGTACTCGGAAGCCACAGTGGTGGTTGACGACCTGAGGTGCACCACGGAGGGACCCTGACACGCCTCTCTCCAGGTAGGCTCCACGCCCGGCGGGGCCAACATGGGCCTGGACTCACGGCCCGGACACCAGGACCTtcgctgaggtcaagagttggatgcgTGCCCGACGGCGCCGCCGGGAGCCCCGTTCATTTCTCAGGCCTCAGAGGGACCGTGAGCGGCCTGCTCGCCCCCCTCGGAGTGCTCGGCGTCCTCCACCTGCACCCGCCTGCCCCGCCAGCCCGTGTCTGGGGGGACACCCCGACTGTGCCCTGCCGCCCCACCCGCCCCACCGCACGGCCGCCGCCCGGGACTCGGGTCACGAAGCAAGCCCCTACCACGGCAGACACGTTCCCTGCCGGCTCCGCACTTCCATAGGAAGAGCCTCCCTCTCCGAAGGCTGCTCAAGGCTTGGCGTCTGGATGGACAGGGAACCCAGCGCTGGAACCGTCTGGACGTGCACAGCGGCCCGTGGCCACCTCCAGGGCTGCATGTCGACCCCTGTCAGCTGCGGAAGGCGGAGCATGCCCGGCTGACCCCAGAGTTCGCTCAGGTGTCGGGGTGCCCGAGGCCCCTCTAGCCCTTCTTACCTAGACGCTGCGCTAAGATCACTGTTAAGCCCCCCAAGCTCTGTGGACGGACTGAACCGTGCGACCCACAACTCCTAGGATGGGAAGCCCCTGCCCGAGGGCCCTAGGGGTCGGGGTGCTCCCACCAGGTGGGACTGGCGTCCTTAGGGGGAGACACGAGCGCTCACGCTCCCCCTCGCCGTGCGGGCCTGTCTCCACGATGGGACCTCCCAGCTCCTGACCCCACACTGCGGCCTCCGGAGCCACGACAGACACGCGGTGCTGCTGACGGCGGCCTGGCCCTGCACGGTCCTCTACAGACGCCCACGGCCAAGTGGCACCCAGACCTACTCGTTCTGAATCCAGCTCCGAGACTCACTGCTCTCCCTCCCGGGGCTGCTCTCGGGCCGTGTTCCCAGAATCCCCCGTCGCTTTCATCCCTTGTGCTCCAGGCAAGTCCATCACCCCTTAGTAGACAGGGGCCCGGAGGTGGGGACACCAGACAACCAGGGGCGTGGCCCATCCTCTTTCTACCGGAGCAGAGGTTCCTCTAAGTTCAGGACATGGAAGTCAAGGTCGTCGCAGGGCTAAGGGGCAGAGACAGCACCGAAGGCCAACCTGCATCACGGACACTGCGGCTGCAAGCCAGAGTGAGGGACAgcaggccgggggcgggggcacgGAGGCAACTTGCAAAAACCCCAAGAACGAGGAGACAGGAGGGAAGCAGACCTTCCCAACCCAGGCGCCAGAGGGGCGTCTCATTTCTACAGCTGCTCCTGACGTCCTACAGGGAAGTCCCCATTGACGGTGGGGGGGTGGTCACCAGGCCTTGCTCAGTGCTGGCAGCAGCGCGGTGCGGACACGCTGGGGCTCCCGGCTGCCCCGCAGCACAGGTCCGGCCCTCGGGCCCCGGTGGCCACCCTGGGGGCCCCTCGCTCgcggctccttgctgagcaaacTTCGTCCCTTCCCTTGCTCTCCCGGGTCCGTGGGATTCCATCCCCAAGAACCTCATTCTCCCGCTTCACTAGCAGCGAGCAGGGCACGCGCCCCCTGAGCCTGGCACACGCTGCACAAGGACGCACAGAGAGCCCTGGATGAAGGGTCCGGCTTCAAGAAAATCAGAGAATTAAAAGCAATGCTTATTTTCAGAAAAGTCTGACATTTAGTATGTCGTAGAAAATCACAGAAGTCAAAGGGTGATCTCGCTTTTCACAAGGACTACAGCCACGTGAGGAACGGCACTGCACAGGAAGGACGAACGGACCTCGCCTTCTCCACTTACAAGATGTAGGTGATTATTCCCACGGACCACATGTCCACCTCAGGTCCGTAGGCACAGCCTCTAAGGATTTCGGGTGCTGCGGAAAGAATGAACATCATGTTAAGTCAGACACTAAATTTAACATTTACATCTCAGTAACAAGCAACAtgtaaaaaattaacagtaaGTTCGGAACAGCTGTGGAACAAATTTTGTCCCCCCAAACCCAAGGATGAGACTATGAACTCTTACGCCTGTTTTCGTGGGGGAAACTAGTGTGTCTGTGTTGGAGGTGCAGAGCGGTACAGCTAGCGGCTTGCACGGTCCCCAAGGGAACATCAGTCATCAGATGGAGCCATGTGTGTTGTGAGGGTCCGGCCTTCCTCCCAGGGGGACTCGGACGCAGGCAGGCAGAGCCGGTCAGCACAGCAGGCGACCACACCCGAGACCTATCCTGACACCCTGGTCTGCCGGGGACGCGGGGGGACAAGAGGCAGGGGCCCAGGGGGCACGTGTCGGCCAGCAGGCGGATGCCATTGCCAGTCAGCATGGGACATGGACTGAGAAAAGGGACAGGTGTTCCCGGGGCACAGCCGGCCTGCTCCCGTTCGCCCGGCGGCCCTCCCGGCCACGCGAGGGGCCTGTCCTGCGGCACGAGGCGGTCTCCTCCGGGTCTTATGCTGGAGCTGCGGACACGGACGGCACCTGGCTCCGACAACCGGAGGGGTTACTTGTTTAACTaacaaggaagaaagagggaaggagcgAGAGCTTCATGATCCACGCACAAACAAGGCTCAGCCCTAGAGCCTGAGTGGCCTTTTTCCACTTCGCACAAAGGTGCTGGAGCTGTCCTGGGTCCCTGAGGAAGGAGCTGACCGGCGAGCGCCCCTGGGGGTGGGCCCGTAGCCCCCTCCCAGCTGGATGCCCTGCTGCGGGCTGGAAGGTCACACTCAGTGCAGGCTGTCAGAGAGCTCCAGAGGGAAGCCACCAGCCACCTCCTGCGGCTTCGGGTCGGACTCAGAAGAAGGCACACAGTGGATTTTCCACCAATGTCTTCCCGTAcgagcccccccccgcccccgtccttATGCAATCAGGATACTCTGTTCCCTGCAGAAATTGTGTGACATAAAATACACGAGCTGCAGAGTCCACACGACTCTTGGTGTGTGCAACCAATGAGTCCAGTGAGAGTGTGCAACGCAGCGCTCCGAGCAGCACTGCTGCAAGATGCAGCCTCTAAAGACTGGTATCTGGGGCCAAGAAGTTCTTCTCATCTCCAGGCACATTATTCCTAGAAATTTTTCCTCTTAGGATTTAATTAACATAATTAAGAGAAATGCAAGCTCACTGCCAACACCATTCACTCTTGGCAAGTGAGCCTTCCTTCTCCAGGGCAATCCGTAGCCCGACTCAGGTCCTTCGGGCCCCACCACCGACTCCCACTTGCCAAGGCTTCGCTCCTCACAGCTCAGAGGGATCTCGGCTGGGCTGCACCCGGAGGGCGGCTGCCAGGTCAGGGCACGCACAGCCAGTGCGATGGGCCTTCCCCGCTCAGCGAAGTGCTGGCAAGTCCCACGCTGACGTTTAAACATACAGAAATAGTCGGCGAGAGTCTTCGCGTTTTCTGGGACTTGTTTTTAACCTCTAAAATCTAAGAGGATTAGATTAGCTACTTCCAAGTTTACTTCGAGCCGGAAGCTGTTAGCCGCTGTGGTACCAGTGAGGGACCGTCAGGGCACTCGGCGTCCACAGCCCACTGCTCCTGAAGGGCCCGCTACGCGGGCTGCCCGTGGGCCCTGTCCTGCTGGCCCCGGCTCTCCAGGGCTTAGGACCCCGCGCAGAGGCAGGTGCTCTTTCTGGATTCGCTATGGCTCCCAGGCTGAGGCCTGAAATGAAGTGAACGCCACAGAACAAAATTCTTTCTGAATCCActctatggggcacctgggattCCTACCTGATGTGGCCATATCTGACCTCCCTCCACAGCACGGGGTGCCACCTTTACC
The Canis lupus baileyi chromosome 2, mCanLup2.hap1, whole genome shotgun sequence genome window above contains:
- the CAMK4 gene encoding calcium/calmodulin-dependent protein kinase type IV isoform X1, with the translated sequence MSASARQAAGGGASRSGSGGGGDGGGGFRSPAAKMLKVTVPSCSASSCSSVTASVAPGAGSLVPDYWIEGSNRDALSDFFEVESELGRGATSIVYRCKQKGTQKPYALKVLKKTVDKKIVRTEIGVLLRLSHPNIIKLKEIFETPTEISLVLELVTGGELFDRIVEKGYYSERDAADAVKQILEAVAYLHENGIVHRDLKPENLLYATPAPDAPLKIADFGLSKIVEHQVLMKTVCGTPGYCAPEILRGCAYGPEVDMWSVGIITYILLCGFEPFYDERGDQFMFRRILNCEYYFISPWWDEVSLNAKDLVRKLIVLDPKKRLTTFQALQHPWVTGKAANFVHMDTAQKKLQEFNARRKLKAAVKAVVASSRLGSASSSHGSIQESQKASQEPSPTQDGSENVKAISEGEKVQGGGAHVAVEGAEAELMKVQAAGDVEDADGNAAKATNMVPKALEDEMKVADAEIEEGLVEEKLKSVEGAAAPKEGQENPALGFGAPQNDVILPEY
- the CAMK4 gene encoding calcium/calmodulin-dependent protein kinase type IV isoform X2 yields the protein MLKVTVPSCSASSCSSVTASVAPGAGSLVPDYWIEGSNRDALSDFFEVESELGRGATSIVYRCKQKGTQKPYALKVLKKTVDKKIVRTEIGVLLRLSHPNIIKLKEIFETPTEISLVLELVTGGELFDRIVEKGYYSERDAADAVKQILEAVAYLHENGIVHRDLKPENLLYATPAPDAPLKIADFGLSKIVEHQVLMKTVCGTPGYCAPEILRGCAYGPEVDMWSVGIITYILLCGFEPFYDERGDQFMFRRILNCEYYFISPWWDEVSLNAKDLVRKLIVLDPKKRLTTFQALQHPWVTGKAANFVHMDTAQKKLQEFNARRKLKAAVKAVVASSRLGSASSSHGSIQESQKASQEPSPTQDGSENVKAISEGEKVQGGGAHVAVEGAEAELMKVQAAGDVEDADGNAAKATNMVPKALEDEMKVADAEIEEGLVEEKLKSVEGAAAPKEGQENPALGFGAPQNDVILPEY
- the CAMK4 gene encoding calcium/calmodulin-dependent protein kinase type IV isoform X3; the protein is MLGTWGATSIVYRCKQKGTQKPYALKVLKKTVDKKIVRTEIGVLLRLSHPNIIKLKEIFETPTEISLVLELVTGGELFDRIVEKGYYSERDAADAVKQILEAVAYLHENGIVHRDLKPENLLYATPAPDAPLKIADFGLSKIVEHQVLMKTVCGTPGYCAPEILRGCAYGPEVDMWSVGIITYILLCGFEPFYDERGDQFMFRRILNCEYYFISPWWDEVSLNAKDLVRKLIVLDPKKRLTTFQALQHPWVTGKAANFVHMDTAQKKLQEFNARRKLKAAVKAVVASSRLGSASSSHGSIQESQKASQEPSPTQDGSENVKAISEGEKVQGGGAHVAVEGAEAELMKVQAAGDVEDADGNAAKATNMVPKALEDEMKVADAEIEEGLVEEKLKSVEGAAAPKEGQENPALGFGAPQNDVILPEY